One Calonectris borealis chromosome 16, bCalBor7.hap1.2, whole genome shotgun sequence DNA window includes the following coding sequences:
- the RBBP6 gene encoding E3 ubiquitin-protein ligase RBBP6 isoform X5 yields the protein MSCVHYKFSSKLNYDTVTFDGLHISLCDLKRQIMGREKLKAADCDLQITNAQTKEEYTDDNALIPKNSSVIVRRIPIGGVKATSKTYVMTPKSHKILETAFRSRTEPVSGTSKAIDDSSASISLAQLTKTANLAEANASEEDKIKAMMTQSGHEYDPINYMKKPLGPPPPSYTCFRCGKPGHYIKNCPTNGDKNFESVPRIKKSTGIPRSFMMEVKDPNTKGAMLTNTGKYAIPTIDAEAYAIGKKEKPPFLPEEPSSSSEEDDPIPDELLCLICKDIMTDAVVIPCCGNSYCDECIRTALLESEEHTCPTCHQTDVSPDALIANKFLRQAVNNFKNETGYTKRLRKQIQQQQQQQPPPPPPPPPPLMRQTITRNLQPLLRPAISRQQDPLMIPLASLASRSAAALSSLAPGQSSVAAGLPVNPSSVVVSDLPPAVSLSLRGEKPDGPFRDADTVIPPAALVTAAELSKSSSLSISSLLEEKGYQVPVLRQPALPSLLGPQGQSIPTTGHPMRASTIRSAGGRPGWELSNRGRPHSERTQRTQAPTLPASAPVFVPVPPPPLYPPPPHALPLPPGVPPPQFPPQFPPGQPPSAGYTVPPPGYPPAPANMSSAWVPAAVPTAHSNTIPTTQAPPLSREEFYREQRRLKEESKSPYSASSYSRSSYTYSKSRSGSSRSRSYSRSFSRSHSRSYSRSPPYPRRGKGKSRNYRSRSRSHGYHRSRSRSPPYRRYHSRSRSPVFRGQSPTKRTIPQGEGEREYFNRYREVPPYDMKAYYGRSVDFRDPFEKERYREWERNYREWYEKFYKGYAVGAQPRPPVNRENFSPDRFGPPGTRRENSPYARGRREDYPAGQSHRNRNIAGNYPEKPSGRESHGIKDPTKSKEKEVENPLGDGKGNKHKKHRKRRKGDENEGFPNAELLEGARKPREPVPAEDVKTDTLFMVPSRDDATPVRDEPMEADSIAFKPVSEKEKKEKDKPKAKVDKTKRKVEVAVPPKKDNVIKPAKASQEKVDADREKSPRTEPPVKKVKEELPKTDSVKTSSSQKDEKALGTPRKAHPKVTKDHPETRPAKEEKAKKDHPKETKSEKPSNKEEKSKKPAEKSKPSDAKPEKRKRKADEKLDKEHEGTSIKASKQETAESKTSPKGKTEPDGEKGERTPEKDKSAFLNNPAKKIKLNRETGKKIVSGENVPPAKEPVEKPEPSISKVKQEKAKGKVRRKVTAADGSSSTLVDYTSTSSTGGSPVRKTEEKPDTKRTVIKTMEEYNNDITAPAEDVIIMIQVPQSKWDKDDFESEEEDIKTTQVPANVGKPASVIKNVSAKPPNPIKHNEKEMEPLEKTQKTAKEVSYESSQHDAKSSKSSVSNEKGKTKDRDHSLSDKDTSEKRKSSVQPEKDHSERATEQGNGKNVSQSSKESRSSEKHDTGRGSTAKDFTPNRDKKSDHDGNRDHSSSKRRDEKSELARRKDSPSRNRESTSVQKSKPRDERAEPSKKGTGDAKRSSYSPPRERKQSDHKAAHDSKRTLEEHKPLDKNLGKEKEKHVPEVKSNKEKEPGGNKPPLKQESPDVKNEKENVTGQNDKSVVKPKPQVSSSSRLSSDLTRETDEAAFVPDYNESDSESNVSAKDEEAAGKNPKEPKEKAVDKVKEETAAPAAADQPEASRSQSQSSPSVSRSRSQSPSESQTRSHSSSASSGESQDSKKKKKKKEKKKHKKHKKHKKHKKHVGNETELEKSQKHKHKKKKSKKSKDKEKDDQKVKSVTT from the exons aatacacagatgataatgccctgattcctaagaactcatcggtaattgttagaagaatccctattggaggagttaaagctaccagCAAAACatatgttat gactcctaaatcgcacaaaatCCTAGaaactgctttcag aagtcgaACTGAGCCAgtgagtggaacatcaaaagca attgatgactcttctgcatctatttctctggcccagcttactaag actgccaatctggctgaagccaatgcttccgaagaagataaaataaaagctatgatgacACAGTCTGGCCatgaatatgatccaatcaa ttacatgaagaaacccttgGGTCCACCTCCACCGTCATATACTTGCTTTCGTTGTGGAAAACCTGGCCactatataaagaactgcccaacaaatggg gacaaaaattttgagtctgttcccagaattaaaaagagcacaggaattccaaggagtttcatgatggaggtgaaagaccccaatacaaagggtgctatgctgacaaacactggaaaatatgcAATACCAACTATtgatgc GGAAGCTTATGCtataggaaagaaggaaaagcctcCCTTTTTACCAGAGGAGCCATCGTCCTCCTCAGAAGAAGATGATCCTATTCCAGATGAGTTGTTATGTCTCATTTGTAAAGATATAATGACTGATGCAGTTGTTATTCCCTGCTGTGGAAACAGTTATTGTGATGAAT GTATTAGAACAGCATTACTGGAATCTGAGGAACATACATGCCCAACGTGTCATCAAACAGATGTTTCTCCTGATGCTTTAATTGCCAACAAGTTCCTACGCCAG GCTGTGAACAACTTCAAAAATGAAACTGGCTACACAAAAAGGCTCCGTAAGCAgattcagcagcaacagcagcagcagccgccgccaccgccaccaccgccaccacccctaATGAGACAAACAATAACACGCAACCTGCAGCCTCTACTCCGGCCAGCAATTTCCAGACAGCAGGATCCACTAATGATACCATTAGCTTCTCTGGCTTCTcgttctgctgctgctttgtcatCGTTGGCCCCTGGTCAGTCATCTGTGGCAGCTGGGCTGCCAGTAAATCCGTCTTCTGTCGTCGTCTCTGATCTCCCTCCAGCAGTGTCCCTATCTCTCCGTGGTGAAAAGCCAGATGGACCTTTTCG TGATGCCGATACTGTTATACCTCCTGCTGCTCTGGTGACTGCCGCTGAGCTTTCGAAATCTTCCTCTCTGTCAATCAGCAGTTTGTTGGAAGAGAAG GGCTATCAGGTTCCTGTACTAAGACAACCAGcgttaccaagtcttctgggcccccaaggacaatcaatacccacaactg gtcatccaatgagagccagtacaattcgctcagcaggtggcagaccaggctgggaact TTCAAATCGAGGACGCCCGCATAGTGAACGTACCCAAAGGACTCAGGCCCCAACACTACCAGCATCAGCACCAGTCTTTGTGCCTGTGCCTCCACCTCCCTTGTATCCTCCACCGCCCCATGCACTTCCTCTTCCTCCGGGGGTGCCACCACCACAGTTTCCTCCTCAGTTTCCACCTGGTCAGCCTCCATCTGCTGGGTACACTGTCCCCCCTCCAGGAtatcccccagctcctgcaaacATGTCATCAGCTTGGGTACCAGCAGCAGTACCAACGGCTCATTCAAATACCATCCCAACGACACAAGCACCTCctttatctagggaggagttttacagagaacaacggagacttaaagagga gtccaagtcTCCCTATAGTGCTTCATCTTATTCTAGAAGTTCGTATACCTACTCCAagtcaagatcaggttcttcccgctctcgctcctactctcgatcGTTTAGtcgttcccattctcgttcctactcgcgatcgccgccgtatccaagaagaggcaaagggaagagtcgtaactatcgttctaggtcaaggtcacatgGTTATCaccgttcaaggtcaaggtcacctcCATACAGAAGAtaccattcacggtcaaggtctccagtattcagaggccagtctcccactaaacggactatacctcaaggggaaggagaaagggagtattttaacagatacagagaagttccaccatatgatatgaaagcttactatggcagatctgttgactttagagatccatttgaaaaggaaagatacAGAGAATGGGAAAGGAATTATAGAGAATGGTATgaaaagttttacaagggctatgctgttggcgctcaacctcgacctccagtaaacagagagaacttttctccagataggtttggtccacctgggaccagacgaGAGAATTcgccatatgctcggggacgtagggaggattatcctgctggGCAGAGCCACAGAAATCgtaatatagctggaaattaccctgaaaaaccttctggaagagagagccatggcatcaaagATCCTAcgaaatcaaaagagaaggaggtggaaaatccactgggagatggcaaaggaaataaacataaaaaacaccggaagagaagaaaaggggatgagaatgaaggatttcccaatgctgagttgttagaaggcgcgagaaaaccaagagagccagttccagcagaagacgttaaaacgGACActctgttcatggtcccaagcagagatgatgccacccctgtgagagatgagcctatggaagcagattctattgctttcaaaccagtgtctgaaaaggagaaaaaagagaaggataagccaaaagcaaaagttgacaagacaaagcggaaagtagaagtggctgttcctcctaagaaaGACAATGTAATAAAACCAGCTAAAGCTTCTCAAGAGAAGGTGGATGCCGATCGTGaaaaatctcctcgaacggaaccTCCTGtgaaaaaagtgaaggaggagttGCCAAAGACAGACAGCGTTAAAACATCTTCCTCTCAAAAGGACGAGAAGGCTCTTGGTACCCCACGGAAGGCTCACCCAAAGGTGACAAAAGATCACCCAGAAACCAGACCagccaaggaggaaaaggcaaagaaagaccATCCGAAAGAAACCAAGTCGGAGAAGCCCTCCAACAAAGAGGAGAAGTcaaaaaaacctgctgaaaaaAGCAAACCTTCTGatgcaaaacctgaaaaaagaaaaagaaaagcagatgaaaagctTGATAAAGAACATGAAGGCACTTCCATAAAGGCCTCTAAACAAGAAACTGCTGAATCGAAAACATCGCCGAAGGGGAAGACTGAGCCTGATGGTGAAAAAGGAGAGCGAACTCCAGAAAAGGATAAATCTGCTTTTCTTAACAACCCCGCAAAAAAGATTAAACTTAACCGAGAAACTGGCAAAAAGATTGTGAGTGGAGAAAATGTGCCACCTGCAAAAGAACCTGTTGAGAAACCTGAGCCGAGCATCAGCAAAgttaaacaagaaaaagcaaagggaaaagtgagaagaaaagtAACAGCAGCTGATGGATCTAGCTCAACTCTTGTAGATTATACCAG CACTAGTTCTACTGGAGGAAGCCCCGTTAGAAAGACTGAGGAAAAGCCAGATACAAAACGAACTGTCATTAAGACCATGGAGGAGTATAATAATGATATAACAGCCCCTGCTGAAGACGTCATTATTATGATCCAGGTCCCTCAGTCGAAGTGGGATAAAGATGACTTCGAGTCTGAAGAGGAAGACATTAAAACTACCCAGGTGCCTGCAAACGTAGGAAAACCTGCTAGTGTTATAAAAAATGTGAGTGCTAAGCCACCGAACCCcataaaacacaatgaaaaagaGATGGAGCCtttggagaaaacacagaaaactgcaaaagagGTGAGTTATGAAAGCTCCCAGCACGATGCAAAAAGTTCAAAAAGTTCAGTGtcgaatgaaaaaggaaaaaccaaagaCCGGGATCATTCTTTGTCAGACAAGGACACTTCTGAGAAGAGAAAGAGCAGTGTTCAGCCAGAAAAAGACCACTCGGAACGTGCAACTGAGCAAGGAAATGGCAAAAACGTTTCTCAGTCTTCCAAAGAGAGCAGATCTTCAGAGAAACATGATACTGGCCGTGGATCCACTGCTAAAGACTTTACTCCTAACCGAGACAAAAAATCTGACCATGATGGCAACAGAGATCATTCTAGTTCCAAGCGTAGAGATGAAAAGAGTGAATTAGCAAGGAGAAAAGACTCCCCTTCTCGAAACAGAGAATCTACATCAGTACAGAAAAGTAAGCCAAGAGACGAACGAGCAGAGCCATCCAAAAAGGGCACTGGAGATGCCAAAAGGAGCAGCTACAGTCCTCCGCGTGAGCGGAAGCAGTCTGATCACAAAGCTGCTCACGATTCCAAGCGTACATTGGAGGAACACAAACCTCTAGATAAAAatttaggaaaagagaaagagaagcatgTACCAGAAGTAAAGAGCAATAAAGAGAAAGAGCCAGGTGGCAATAAACCACCTTTGAAACAAGAATCACCAGAtgtaaaaaatgagaaagagaacGTGACTGGACAAAACGATAAAAGTGTTGTCAAGCCCAAGCCTCAGGTAAGCAGCTCCTCACGGCTCTCTTCTGATCTAACTCGAGAGACTGATGAGGCTGCGTTTGTACCAGACTACAATGAAAGTGACAGTGAGAGTAATGTGTCTGCAAAAGATGAGgaagctgcaggaaaaaatcCTAAAGAACCGAAAGAAAAGGCTGTTGATAAGGTGAAAGAGGAGACAGCAGCGCCTGCTGCAGCTGACCAGCCTGAAGCAAGCCGCAGTCAAAGTCAAAGCAGTCCCAGTGTTAGCCGCAGCCGTAGTCAGAGCCCTTCTGAGAGTCAGACTCGAAGCcacagcagcagtgccagctcaGGAGAGAGTcaagacagcaagaaaaagaaaaagaaaaaagagaaaaagaagcacaaGAAGCATAAGAAACACAAGAAGCATAAGAAACACGTTGGAAACGAAACAGAATTGGAAAAGAgccaaaaacacaaacacaagaagaaaaaatcgAAGAAGAGCAAAGATAAAGAGAAAGATGACCAAAAAGTGAAATCTGTCACTACATAG
- the RBBP6 gene encoding E3 ubiquitin-protein ligase RBBP6 isoform X3, with product MSCVHYKFSSKLNYDTVTFDGLHISLCDLKRQIMGREKLKAADCDLQITNAQTKEEYTDDNALIPKNSSVIVRRIPIGGVKATSKTYVMTPKSHKILETAFRSRTEPVSGTSKATANLAEANASEEDKIKAMMTQSGHEYDPINYMKKPLGPPPPSYTCFRCGKPGHYIKNCPTNGDKNFESVPRIKKSTGIPRSFMMEVKDPNTKGAMLTNTGKYAIPTIDAEAYAIGKKEKPPFLPEEPSSSSEEDDPIPDELLCLICKDIMTDAVVIPCCGNSYCDECIRTALLESEEHTCPTCHQTDVSPDALIANKFLRQAVNNFKNETGYTKRLRKQIQQQQQQQPPPPPPPPPPLMRQTITRNLQPLLRPAISRQQDPLMIPLASLASRSAAALSSLAPGQSSVAAGLPVNPSSVVVSDLPPAVSLSLRGEKPDGPFRDADTVIPPAALVTAAELSKSSSLSISSLLEEKGYQVPVLRQPALPSLLGPQGQSIPTTGHPMRASTIRSAGGRPGWELSNRGRPHSERTQRTQAPTLPASAPVFVPVPPPPLYPPPPHALPLPPGVPPPQFPPQFPPGQPPSAGYTVPPPGYPPAPANMSSAWVPAAVPTAHSNTIPTTQAPPLSREEFYREQRRLKEEEKKKSKLDEFTNDFAKELMEYKKIQKERRRSFSRSKSPYSASSYSRSSYTYSKSRSGSSRSRSYSRSFSRSHSRSYSRSPPYPRRGKGKSRNYRSRSRSHGYHRSRSRSPPYRRYHSRSRSPVFRGQSPTKRTIPQGEGEREYFNRYREVPPYDMKAYYGRSVDFRDPFEKERYREWERNYREWYEKFYKGYAVGAQPRPPVNRENFSPDRFGPPGTRRENSPYARGRREDYPAGQSHRNRNIAGNYPEKPSGRESHGIKDPTKSKEKEVENPLGDGKGNKHKKHRKRRKGDENEGFPNAELLEGARKPREPVPAEDVKTDTLFMVPSRDDATPVRDEPMEADSIAFKPVSEKEKKEKDKPKAKVDKTKRKVEVAVPPKKDNVIKPAKASQEKVDADREKSPRTEPPVKKVKEELPKTDSVKTSSSQKDEKALGTPRKAHPKVTKDHPETRPAKEEKAKKDHPKETKSEKPSNKEEKSKKPAEKSKPSDAKPEKRKRKADEKLDKEHEGTSIKASKQETAESKTSPKGKTEPDGEKGERTPEKDKSAFLNNPAKKIKLNRETGKKIVSGENVPPAKEPVEKPEPSISKVKQEKAKGKVRRKVTAADGSSSTLVDYTSTSSTGGSPVRKTEEKPDTKRTVIKTMEEYNNDITAPAEDVIIMIQVPQSKWDKDDFESEEEDIKTTQVPANVGKPASVIKNVSAKPPNPIKHNEKEMEPLEKTQKTAKEVSYESSQHDAKSSKSSVSNEKGKTKDRDHSLSDKDTSEKRKSSVQPEKDHSERATEQGNGKNVSQSSKESRSSEKHDTGRGSTAKDFTPNRDKKSDHDGNRDHSSSKRRDEKSELARRKDSPSRNRESTSVQKSKPRDERAEPSKKGTGDAKRSSYSPPRERKQSDHKAAHDSKRTLEEHKPLDKNLGKEKEKHVPEVKSNKEKEPGGNKPPLKQESPDVKNEKENVTGQNDKSVVKPKPQVSSSSRLSSDLTRETDEAAFVPDYNESDSESNVSAKDEEAAGKNPKEPKEKAVDKVKEETAAPAAADQPEASRSQSQSSPSVSRSRSQSPSESQTRSHSSSASSGESQDSKKKKKKKEKKKHKKHKKHKKHKKHVGNETELEKSQKHKHKKKKSKKSKDKEKDDQKVKSVTT from the exons aatacacagatgataatgccctgattcctaagaactcatcggtaattgttagaagaatccctattggaggagttaaagctaccagCAAAACatatgttat gactcctaaatcgcacaaaatCCTAGaaactgctttcag aagtcgaACTGAGCCAgtgagtggaacatcaaaagca actgccaatctggctgaagccaatgcttccgaagaagataaaataaaagctatgatgacACAGTCTGGCCatgaatatgatccaatcaa ttacatgaagaaacccttgGGTCCACCTCCACCGTCATATACTTGCTTTCGTTGTGGAAAACCTGGCCactatataaagaactgcccaacaaatggg gacaaaaattttgagtctgttcccagaattaaaaagagcacaggaattccaaggagtttcatgatggaggtgaaagaccccaatacaaagggtgctatgctgacaaacactggaaaatatgcAATACCAACTATtgatgc GGAAGCTTATGCtataggaaagaaggaaaagcctcCCTTTTTACCAGAGGAGCCATCGTCCTCCTCAGAAGAAGATGATCCTATTCCAGATGAGTTGTTATGTCTCATTTGTAAAGATATAATGACTGATGCAGTTGTTATTCCCTGCTGTGGAAACAGTTATTGTGATGAAT GTATTAGAACAGCATTACTGGAATCTGAGGAACATACATGCCCAACGTGTCATCAAACAGATGTTTCTCCTGATGCTTTAATTGCCAACAAGTTCCTACGCCAG GCTGTGAACAACTTCAAAAATGAAACTGGCTACACAAAAAGGCTCCGTAAGCAgattcagcagcaacagcagcagcagccgccgccaccgccaccaccgccaccacccctaATGAGACAAACAATAACACGCAACCTGCAGCCTCTACTCCGGCCAGCAATTTCCAGACAGCAGGATCCACTAATGATACCATTAGCTTCTCTGGCTTCTcgttctgctgctgctttgtcatCGTTGGCCCCTGGTCAGTCATCTGTGGCAGCTGGGCTGCCAGTAAATCCGTCTTCTGTCGTCGTCTCTGATCTCCCTCCAGCAGTGTCCCTATCTCTCCGTGGTGAAAAGCCAGATGGACCTTTTCG TGATGCCGATACTGTTATACCTCCTGCTGCTCTGGTGACTGCCGCTGAGCTTTCGAAATCTTCCTCTCTGTCAATCAGCAGTTTGTTGGAAGAGAAG GGCTATCAGGTTCCTGTACTAAGACAACCAGcgttaccaagtcttctgggcccccaaggacaatcaatacccacaactg gtcatccaatgagagccagtacaattcgctcagcaggtggcagaccaggctgggaact TTCAAATCGAGGACGCCCGCATAGTGAACGTACCCAAAGGACTCAGGCCCCAACACTACCAGCATCAGCACCAGTCTTTGTGCCTGTGCCTCCACCTCCCTTGTATCCTCCACCGCCCCATGCACTTCCTCTTCCTCCGGGGGTGCCACCACCACAGTTTCCTCCTCAGTTTCCACCTGGTCAGCCTCCATCTGCTGGGTACACTGTCCCCCCTCCAGGAtatcccccagctcctgcaaacATGTCATCAGCTTGGGTACCAGCAGCAGTACCAACGGCTCATTCAAATACCATCCCAACGACACAAGCACCTCctttatctagggaggagttttacagagaacaacggagacttaaagagga ggaaaagaaaaagtccaAACTTGATGAGTTTACAAATGATTTTGCTAAGGAATTGATGGAATATAAAAAGATTCAAAAGGAGCGTAGGCGTTCGTTTTCCAG gtccaagtcTCCCTATAGTGCTTCATCTTATTCTAGAAGTTCGTATACCTACTCCAagtcaagatcaggttcttcccgctctcgctcctactctcgatcGTTTAGtcgttcccattctcgttcctactcgcgatcgccgccgtatccaagaagaggcaaagggaagagtcgtaactatcgttctaggtcaaggtcacatgGTTATCaccgttcaaggtcaaggtcacctcCATACAGAAGAtaccattcacggtcaaggtctccagtattcagaggccagtctcccactaaacggactatacctcaaggggaaggagaaagggagtattttaacagatacagagaagttccaccatatgatatgaaagcttactatggcagatctgttgactttagagatccatttgaaaaggaaagatacAGAGAATGGGAAAGGAATTATAGAGAATGGTATgaaaagttttacaagggctatgctgttggcgctcaacctcgacctccagtaaacagagagaacttttctccagataggtttggtccacctgggaccagacgaGAGAATTcgccatatgctcggggacgtagggaggattatcctgctggGCAGAGCCACAGAAATCgtaatatagctggaaattaccctgaaaaaccttctggaagagagagccatggcatcaaagATCCTAcgaaatcaaaagagaaggaggtggaaaatccactgggagatggcaaaggaaataaacataaaaaacaccggaagagaagaaaaggggatgagaatgaaggatttcccaatgctgagttgttagaaggcgcgagaaaaccaagagagccagttccagcagaagacgttaaaacgGACActctgttcatggtcccaagcagagatgatgccacccctgtgagagatgagcctatggaagcagattctattgctttcaaaccagtgtctgaaaaggagaaaaaagagaaggataagccaaaagcaaaagttgacaagacaaagcggaaagtagaagtggctgttcctcctaagaaaGACAATGTAATAAAACCAGCTAAAGCTTCTCAAGAGAAGGTGGATGCCGATCGTGaaaaatctcctcgaacggaaccTCCTGtgaaaaaagtgaaggaggagttGCCAAAGACAGACAGCGTTAAAACATCTTCCTCTCAAAAGGACGAGAAGGCTCTTGGTACCCCACGGAAGGCTCACCCAAAGGTGACAAAAGATCACCCAGAAACCAGACCagccaaggaggaaaaggcaaagaaagaccATCCGAAAGAAACCAAGTCGGAGAAGCCCTCCAACAAAGAGGAGAAGTcaaaaaaacctgctgaaaaaAGCAAACCTTCTGatgcaaaacctgaaaaaagaaaaagaaaagcagatgaaaagctTGATAAAGAACATGAAGGCACTTCCATAAAGGCCTCTAAACAAGAAACTGCTGAATCGAAAACATCGCCGAAGGGGAAGACTGAGCCTGATGGTGAAAAAGGAGAGCGAACTCCAGAAAAGGATAAATCTGCTTTTCTTAACAACCCCGCAAAAAAGATTAAACTTAACCGAGAAACTGGCAAAAAGATTGTGAGTGGAGAAAATGTGCCACCTGCAAAAGAACCTGTTGAGAAACCTGAGCCGAGCATCAGCAAAgttaaacaagaaaaagcaaagggaaaagtgagaagaaaagtAACAGCAGCTGATGGATCTAGCTCAACTCTTGTAGATTATACCAG CACTAGTTCTACTGGAGGAAGCCCCGTTAGAAAGACTGAGGAAAAGCCAGATACAAAACGAACTGTCATTAAGACCATGGAGGAGTATAATAATGATATAACAGCCCCTGCTGAAGACGTCATTATTATGATCCAGGTCCCTCAGTCGAAGTGGGATAAAGATGACTTCGAGTCTGAAGAGGAAGACATTAAAACTACCCAGGTGCCTGCAAACGTAGGAAAACCTGCTAGTGTTATAAAAAATGTGAGTGCTAAGCCACCGAACCCcataaaacacaatgaaaaagaGATGGAGCCtttggagaaaacacagaaaactgcaaaagagGTGAGTTATGAAAGCTCCCAGCACGATGCAAAAAGTTCAAAAAGTTCAGTGtcgaatgaaaaaggaaaaaccaaagaCCGGGATCATTCTTTGTCAGACAAGGACACTTCTGAGAAGAGAAAGAGCAGTGTTCAGCCAGAAAAAGACCACTCGGAACGTGCAACTGAGCAAGGAAATGGCAAAAACGTTTCTCAGTCTTCCAAAGAGAGCAGATCTTCAGAGAAACATGATACTGGCCGTGGATCCACTGCTAAAGACTTTACTCCTAACCGAGACAAAAAATCTGACCATGATGGCAACAGAGATCATTCTAGTTCCAAGCGTAGAGATGAAAAGAGTGAATTAGCAAGGAGAAAAGACTCCCCTTCTCGAAACAGAGAATCTACATCAGTACAGAAAAGTAAGCCAAGAGACGAACGAGCAGAGCCATCCAAAAAGGGCACTGGAGATGCCAAAAGGAGCAGCTACAGTCCTCCGCGTGAGCGGAAGCAGTCTGATCACAAAGCTGCTCACGATTCCAAGCGTACATTGGAGGAACACAAACCTCTAGATAAAAatttaggaaaagagaaagagaagcatgTACCAGAAGTAAAGAGCAATAAAGAGAAAGAGCCAGGTGGCAATAAACCACCTTTGAAACAAGAATCACCAGAtgtaaaaaatgagaaagagaacGTGACTGGACAAAACGATAAAAGTGTTGTCAAGCCCAAGCCTCAGGTAAGCAGCTCCTCACGGCTCTCTTCTGATCTAACTCGAGAGACTGATGAGGCTGCGTTTGTACCAGACTACAATGAAAGTGACAGTGAGAGTAATGTGTCTGCAAAAGATGAGgaagctgcaggaaaaaatcCTAAAGAACCGAAAGAAAAGGCTGTTGATAAGGTGAAAGAGGAGACAGCAGCGCCTGCTGCAGCTGACCAGCCTGAAGCAAGCCGCAGTCAAAGTCAAAGCAGTCCCAGTGTTAGCCGCAGCCGTAGTCAGAGCCCTTCTGAGAGTCAGACTCGAAGCcacagcagcagtgccagctcaGGAGAGAGTcaagacagcaagaaaaagaaaaagaaaaaagagaaaaagaagcacaaGAAGCATAAGAAACACAAGAAGCATAAGAAACACGTTGGAAACGAAACAGAATTGGAAAAGAgccaaaaacacaaacacaagaagaaaaaatcgAAGAAGAGCAAAGATAAAGAGAAAGATGACCAAAAAGTGAAATCTGTCACTACATAG